Proteins encoded by one window of Arachis ipaensis cultivar K30076 chromosome B04, Araip1.1, whole genome shotgun sequence:
- the LOC110270822 gene encoding glycosyltransferase family 92 protein RCOM_0530710-like, translated as MAFMAGRELAVVTMAFPHLVLSQSCIPPLVRLSFFLSSLKQKRRPREKQRRKEAKIKLTLSLHVLFIVSKAAAPTHSRGVRKPSFFLFFNFNTATLLRPPLALSLLYSSAISNSILDPLTPLTSSTPSFTLQHRIQFPNHYLLLLLLTNHHINPHQLECVYYYEASLDRESNIIIVFVKGLNLRPHKVSNLTHFRCHFGFKNLNKDGSFFITTRTVLVAQEVVRCLLPQGVRNNTDRAKGVGVTVSHLSGNFRYPVCTILLSIARIDGNDKKKREKYELCVCTMVWNQGSVLREWVMYHAWLGVERWFIYDNNSDDDIEEVIQDLDSQGFNVTR; from the exons ATGGCGTTTATGGCAGGAAGGGAGCTTGCAGTTGTGACAATGGCATTTCCGCATCTTGTTCTCTCTCAGTCTTGCATTCCACCTCTCGTTCgtctttctttcttcctctctAGCTTAAAGCAGAAAAGAAGACCGAGAGAGAAACAGAGGAGAAAAGAAGCGAAGATCAAGCTCACTCTCTCTCTTCATGTTCTGTTTATTGTGTCGAAGGCGGCAGCTCCAACCCACTCTAGGGGAG TGAGAAAACCcagcttcttcctcttcttcaacttcAACACCGCCACCCTCCTCCGCCCTCCCCTCGCGCTCTCTCTCCTCTACTCCTCTGCCATCAGCAACTCCATTCTTGACCCCTTAACGCCTCTCACTTCTTCCACCCCTTCCTTCACACTCCAACATCGCATCCAATTCCCCAACCATTACCTCCTCCTCCTTCTACTCACCAACCACCACATCAACCCCCACCAACTTGAATGTGTCTATTATTACGAGGCGAGCCTTGATAGAGAGAGCAACATCATTATTGTGTTCGTGAAGGGTTTAAATCTGAGACCACACAAGGTTTCCAATTTGACTCATTTTCGGTGCCACTTTGGGTTCAAGAACTTGAACAAAGACGGTTCGTTTTTTATAACGACGAGGACGGTTTTGGTGGCGCAAGAAGTTGTGAGGTGCTTGCTGCCGCAGGGTGTTAGGAACAACACTGATAGGGCTAAAGGGGTTGGGGTTACTGTGAGCCATTTGAGTGGAAATTTTCGGTACCCAGTTTGCACCATATTACTGTCTATCGCTAGAATTGATGGAAATGATAagaaaaagagggaaaaatatgaGCTTTGTGTATGTACCATGGTGTGGAACCAGGGTTCTGTACTGAGGGAGTGGGTTATGTACCATGCTTGGCTTGGTGTGGAGCGTTGGTTCATATATGATAACa